The sequence below is a genomic window from Pongo abelii isolate AG06213 chromosome 15, NHGRI_mPonAbe1-v2.0_pri, whole genome shotgun sequence.
TATTTAGAAAAAGTTATCAGTGAGTGACCCTCCAGGGCTCTCAGCTggctcatttttattctttcatcacCTCTGATCCTAGTTGCCCCTTGTTGTAGCTCAAGctgctatttaaaaacaaaaacaaacaaaaaaaacactatagactaggtggcttgaacaacagaaatttagttatcacagttctagaggttgggaagtccaacatcaaggtgccAGTAGTTTTGATTCACTGGTGGggactctcttcctggcttacagATGGCCGCCTTCTTGCTGAGTCCGCATATGGTAGAGAGAGCGAGAGCtctggtttctcttttttttataagAGCAGTTATCACATCATGAGGCCTcactctcatgacctcatctcaatcttattacctcccaaagaccccacttTCAAATTCCAACAATTGAGGATTaggttcaacatacaaaatttgAGAGTACATATTGAGTCCATAACACCCCTCCTCCAGTAAATGTTCCCTGAGCCATGCCAGTAAGCTGGGTTGGGTGCCCCTGCTCTGTGCTATGACATCCTGTACTATGACTACCTGATTACTCATCTAGACTGTGAACCCCGTGGGGGCAGGAACCATATCACATTCACCACTGTATCCCTGGTTCAGGGCCTGACACATACACAGCAGGTGTTCAGTAAACCTTTGATCAATGGTGGGATGAATAAGCAAATGCCTGAGCAGGGAGAAAGCCTTCTTATAGCTGCCCTAATGTCCTATTCTAGATTCCTTAGGTCCCCTCCTCTCACCTCCTGCCTttgtggaggaggaagaagacagggagaaggaagaggaggaggaggaagaagaagaagagggaaggaTGTGTTTGAGTTGCTTTATGCCTTCACTTAAGACTCACTGTCCTTAGGGGAACCTGAGCTGTTCACTAGGGACAGACACATTAGTGGCTTAGGCAAGTGGTtctttgggattttatttttggaaggaagggggatggaggaggatcaaaccacttttttttttttttttttttttaaccagcagGAGAGCAAAGGGAGAAAGCTCTAGGCTAAAGGCCAGAAGACCTAGCCCTGCCAATAAAATCAACCTCATTTTGTGAACACCTGTTGTGTGCCAAGGACCCTGCTAAGTGCTTTGCTTGTacttaatcctcagaacaaccctCTAAAGGAGGCGTGATGAGTACTTTTATCATCaccctccccattttacagataagcacACTGAGGCACAGAACAGTTAAAATTCCTGCCAGGAAAGTCTCAAGTCAGATCTGTCTGATCCCCAAACCACTCTGCCTGCTAGGCCCTGGGCTGCAGCTTCAGGATTGGGGCTTGTATTCTCTGTGGCTCTGCTACACCTAGATGCTCCCACTCCCACAGTCACCCTGGTCATTTCTAGAAGGCAACAGCAGCAGGATTTGGCACATGCCCCACATTAGGCTAACAGAGGTCTCAGGAGAAATGGGGCCTTTGGCACAAAGACTATTGGCAGATAATCAATCCACGGCTGGGAGGAACTGATTGGCAGGAAGTAGCCTGCACTGCACCTGCAGGAGGAGTGAATCTTCAGTGTTTGTTAAGGAAATGcaggctggccgggcacagtgatgtgcacctatagtcccagctagtcaggaggttgagacagaagaatcacttgaggccaggagtttgataccagtctgggcaacatagcaagactccatctctaaaaacggACAATCAAACTAAGAAACTATGTTTCCATTAAAGCATATTATTTAGTTACATAACAGTAACTACCAAAAGAAGCAGCCCAAACTATTCCCGTGATTGTGTCTGGGGAGTAGATTTGGGGACCAATGAGCTGTGATGGAGGACAGTTATTTTTCATGACTTTTCCAATGGTATTAGTATTTTAAaccaaaattttacttttttaaaaagcaagtatgTCAAGGCAAAGGATccttctcacttataaatgtgtataaaataaatttctttttcctccccctCCACTCCTTCTATTtctgccccttttttttttccaggaagaaaaaatGCTGGGCATCTTGGTGCAGCACAAAGTCCGGAGTGGCGTCTCGGGCATCGTGGGCATGGAGGTAGATGGATTGCCCTTCCACAACACCCATGCCGAGATGATTCAGAAGCTGGTGGACGTCACCATGGCACAGGTGTAACCATCCATGTTCCGTGTGAGCAGAGTCCCTACCAATGGGCAGGTCTGCATCCGGGAAGAATGCAGCTGTTTGTGGAGACAATCCTGCTAGTAAACACTGGTCTTTGGTGAGCAACGAACACTCACCTGGCCTGGGAAACTGTATGCCCACTTTCTGGGAGGGGTTAGTGCAGGTGCCGTGGACAAAGGACAACATTTCTCTGgggctttttaacttttattcctAAGACTCTAAAGGCATTGATTTCAACCCTCCTTCACGCTGGCTTCTTCAGGCCACCCACGGTCTCCTGTGAGAATCTTCTCGACAGTTACTTATGGAGACACTTGTTAGCAATTAACTGCCAGGCAGAGCATGAGAACAAACATTCCCAGGCCATGTAGGATACTCCAGACTCCAATCATCCTTCCTCATCCGTGGTTTATGTTACTCATGGTCTCAGTTACTCATGGCCAACTGCAGACCGAAAATACTAAGTGAAAAATTTCGGAAATAAACAACtcctaagttttaaattgtgtactCTTCGGAATatcatgatgaaatctcacaccatCCTGCTCCATCCTACCTAGGACGTGAATCCTCCCTTTGTCCAGGGTACCTGTGCTGTCTACACCACCCGTCTGCTAGTCACTCAGCAGGTGATCAGATCGACTGTCATGGTATTGCAGTGCTTATATTTAAGTCCCTCTTATTTGACTTAGTAATGTCCTTAAAGTGCAGGAGCAGGgatgctggcaatttggatatgccaaagagagGCCATAAAgggcttcctttaagtgaaaaggtgaaaggttttttttgttgttgtttgtttttgcatttgcaagatttaatagagtgaaatagagtgaaaacagagcttcCATACAAAGGagggggacccaaagagggtagccattgctggctcaaatgcctgggtttatatcccaatcattgtccctcccgCTGTGCTCTCAGTCGATAGATGATTAGctgtttctttacctcctgtttttgcctaattagcattttagtgagctctctgattggtcgggtgtgagctaagttgcaagccccgtgtttaaaggtggacatggtcaccttcccagctaggcttagggattcttagtcagcctaggaaatccagctagtcctgtctctcagtccccccTCTCAgcaggaaaacccaagtgctgttggggaggttggctgACGACCactctaactgcttcctgctgaattggggcacagtaggggttgtgcagttgagatttcctcggGAGGGGTGCCTTCAATGTCATCAACAAAGGAGCATGGGCTAACAGGCCGGTCCAGGGGTCCATggtagatcttagtcatggactgcatctggggctccatttgaagaaccatttgtagttttacagcttGGATTCTGGAAGcgacaaacttaacaaggaggttaaagataaaGGGATTGAAATGTGTGGCCTGCAGTgcaggggattatttctttggcacacttcACAGGCCTTGACTATCTGCTTGGtagttttgaaaaggcctggtctagtaaataataatttggccatctgatgggtgCTATTAATGCCTAAGAGAAAGATATAGTGAAaggttttaagtaatttccattggttagctgcaggcataagtatttttccttcttcggTGGCTAGCCATCCTGATGGGAGGAAACTATGTCCTCGTGaggttccccattccatttcttcttctgagtactggggcttggtttcccTGAGGGGATTACCCTATACTAGGggtccttctataagcatttctaatggagggtcttgccttgtggctcttttggcttcaatatccACTTGGTGGTTcctttctatttccctttcctttcctttctggtgACCccggcagtgtaagactgccacctctttaggtttctgtacagccaataataatctcctaatggcttcctgatgtttgataggtgttccctcggaagttaggaattccctttctctccatattgctgcatgggcatggaggactaggtaagcatactgtatatatatttacccaaaaaggtgaaagttcttgacTTAATAAAGAACAAGTTCATATATTGAGGCTACTAAGATCTATGGTAAGAATGAATTTTCTATCCATGAAATTGAGAaggagtctgggcatggtggctcatgcctataagtattcccagcactttgggaggccgaggagggcagatcacttgagctcaggagttttaagactggcctgggcaacatggtaaaaccccatctctaccaaaaatagaaaaaattagccggatgtggtggtgggcgtctataatcccagctactcgggacactgaggcgagagaatcgcttgaaacctggaagtggaggttgcactaagccaagatcgtgctactgcactccagcctgggtgacagagcgagactgtctaaaaaaaaaaagggctgggagcggtggctcacgcctgtaatcccagcacttcgggaggccgaggtgggcagatcacttgagctcaggagtttaagactggcctggacaacatggcaaaaccccgtctctaccaaaaatagaaaaaattagctgggcatggtggtgggcgtctataatccagctactcaggagactgaggtgggagaatcgcttgaaactgggagatggaggttgcagtaagccgagattgcaccactgcactccagcctgggtgacagagcgagtctctgtctcaaaacaaaaaagaaaaaaaagaattgagaaggaaaaagaaatatgtgctAGTTTTGTTGTCAAACCTCAAGCTGCAAAAATTCTGGCCACAATGTGTGGTAAGTGattagttaagatggaaaagacATTATATGTGTGGGTGGAAGACGTGGCCAGAAACATGTTCCAACTGACAGCAGTCGAGTTCAGTACtatccactggggatcttggaacaTATTCCGTGAGGATGAGGGGGTACTATTATAATTAGGGCATAGTCAAgcagccgtgcatggtggctcacacctgtgatctcaacacttgggaggccaaagcgggaggatcccttgagcccagaggtttgagaccagcttggacaacatagtgaaatcccatctctacaaaaaaagtttttaaaatttgccaggcatggtggtatgcgccagtagtcccagctgctactcatggggctaaggtgggaggatcactggagcccgggagttcgaggctgcagtgagctgtgatcacaccactgcactccagcgtgggtgacagagcaagaccttgtctcaaaaaaggaaaaaaagaaaatggtaaaatgtacaaatgtggaatatatatttacaaagttCTTGGGTTTTACAGAAGATTTACTCCTACCACCACCAAAATATTTATACctttgaaatgcttttttttccaaACAGCATTTTGTTTACTAAGGCAAAAGAACAGCATTTTGTTTACTAAGGCAAAAGAACAGCATTTTGTTTACTAAGGCAAAAGAACAGCATTTTGTTTACTAAGGCAAAAGGTCCTTTGAAGAGCCTAACATTTATCACCATTGCTGCCCCTCACCTCACCCCTAACACTATTCCACCTCCTCTGTGTCTGCTCCCCTGCACCCCCTGAGCCCGGACCCTTTAACCTCTTGCATAGGAGGGCAGCCTCACCCTGTGGGTGGGTCAGGCCCGTCCAGTGCTCAGGCGGCTCAGAGTCCTCCTGAACAACTCCAATCACTTGCCCTTATCTCTTTCACAAGCTCCCACTGCACAGTGCTGAACATTAGAAACTGAGTCACTGACTGTGTCCCATTACACTCTTACAATATCCTGTGCTGGTTGCACTGCTGAGTGATGGCTGACTCACTGGGATCAGGGGAATCCAGCTTCGCAGCCGTGGCCCCAAATGTTTGTTGAACCTgcttaattttcattcatttccttaaacaggtctagtttcattctttaaGGAGCAACAGTTGTGAGAATAGAACACAGAGCGTAGAAATGAACCCCACATTGTACACACAGCAGTTAAGCGTGAGGATGTAGCACAGTGGTTCTGGGACTGACTTCATTTCTCCCTATGCAGGGGCATGATGCAGCCCTGGGCGGAAgttgctggggctggggctctCCAGGTCTCCCTTTGTCATTCTAGGGGAGTTCCCACCGGCAGGGGCTGTGCTCAGTGCTGGTGCGGCAGCAGGGCTGACACCTCCGACATCCTGAGAACTCAGCCAAATGGGGATCTGCAGCATCTCACGGCTCAGTGAAGCCATCTCAGCTCTGCAGCCTCCCTGGCCACATGTCCTCCAATTAGGATTTTTGTCCCTGATTTGGGACTGCAGAGTTCCATGTAGTGAGGGCCTCTGATTGAGAGTGTACCCCAATGTTTCTGCAATCTTGATGGCTAGAAGAGAGAAGCCCTCACTATGGTAAAGCTGCCAGCACGCTTCTGACTCATGTTTTGGGGGAAGACACAAATGGGCCTTTGGTTTTGCAGTAGTAACAGCAGGATTCTCTTCTGGCATGGAGGAGTCCGAGGCATAACCATGTAATGGGTTGTCTTCACTGTGGGCAGAAATTCATGGGGAGAGGATTTCAGTTGTTTGGGAAAGAGGCTGACACCAGGTTGAGCCCAGAGAAAGCTGAGAATAAGGGTCCTAGACTCAGTGACACATCCAAACCCCTGACCCCGCTACAGGGAGAGgcaggcctgtggtcccacaTCAGGGGCTCTGATGTAAGGGAGAAGACCCCTTAGCAGGGCCCAGCCCAAGGACCACAGGAACTCTGCATTCCAGGATCCAGTTTTGATGCTTGTCCATTCCACTGTAGGATTTCTGCTCAGACCTTTCGTAAAGTTTTGctcagctttgctcttttgtccTAGCCTTGACTGTGCTTTGAGGAAGCACCTGTATCCGTGGGGTGGCCATGGTGAGTGTGGCTGCAGCCTGGAGAAGCTGGTTACAGGGGGATAGGGGATGACATGCAGGGAGTGATGGGGTGATTTAAGGCGAGATATGGGCCTGGTGCCGACCAGAATGGATTTGTGGGACATAGGAGCATCGCTGGGCATTTCCAAGAACATTGAGGGGAGGTAATCCCGGTGAACAGTGCATAGGATGCTCCATGGATAACAAGGGCAGGCTGGAGACCTTGGCACCTTGAGGGAAGAATGAGCCACACAGACCCTGCAGGAGGTGGATCAAAGACAAGTGAGCCAGCTAAGCAGGTCAGGGCTCCTTAGTCCCCTGGAGGTCCTCTGGCCCCTCCATCACTCAGCAGGGAAAGGCATTCCTCTGAGGTTGTTCCTTGCGCCTCATTGCACAGGTTTTGCTGACCACCAGCCCCAACTTGGTCCAGCCCACTGCATTCTGCTACATCCTGCCCACTCCATGTGGCTTGCACTGGCTGCACAATGAGGTCTAACTCTTAGATTCAAAAAACCACTGCCTCTAGGCAAGGTGGAGAGGATGTGGCTTACCAGCAATTCACATAAACTCAATGTGTGTCAGCAATAAGATTTCTCACCAGAAGTAAAGAAGCAGAGAGGAAAATGGGCCTGTTCTCCATGGGGCAGGTCAGACAGACTTGGTCTCACTTCACATTCCAGGCGTCACATTTGAAGAAGTGGATTTTGTTTAGATGAAGGTACAGAGGGGTGGGTGCTTAAAACCTCTTAAGTttagggctggatgtggtggcttatgcctttaatcctggggaggccaaggcaggtggatcacttgaggccaggagtttgagaccagcctggccaacatggcgaaaccctcttctctactaaaaatacaaaaattagctggctgtggtggcacacacctgtaatcccagctacttgggaggctgaggcaggagaattggttgaacttgagaagcagaggttgcaatgagccaagactgtgccactgcactccagcctgggtgacagagcaaggctctgtctcaaaacaaaacaaaaaacctgttaaGTTGAGGTGGCTTGAAGAGCTGCCTGTCAGAGACTGGCCAGATGCTCACCAATTCTGCCTCTTTTTCCTGCATCCATAGGAaaactacctttcccagcctcccttgcagttagGTTGAGGCCACATGACTGGGATCTGACCAATGGAATGTAAGTAGCAGGGATATTTGCCATTTCCACACTTGGCCAAAAACCCCTGTGAGATTCTCTTTTTTCTGCATCCCCTTACCTGTGTGGGTGAAAAGGGAGACCCCAAGATGATGGACTCTGGTGATGGGAGGATCCTGAATCACTGCCATCACTTTGGGAAAGACTTGCCAGAAAGCAGCCTCTCGTTGGACTTTGCATGAAGTTTTCTGCCCAACCCTGAAATTACTCATCTTGGGTAGTGGTGAGTTGTCATTGGTGGTGTTTGTAGACAGACTGGACTGTCATTTTTGGGGAATGCAGAGGGGAGACTTCATGGAGAGGGAACTGAATATTATGACCTCTCTGGTATATGCCAGCACTAATATCTAACGTGTAATTTAGCAGTATTCTTCTGAAAGTTGTTGAATTAAAGCAAATGGGATTGAAATCCCATTTCCCCAGAGGAGTACTGGGCACCATTATAACCTCAGGATTAATGCCATCTGTCTTAACCCATTTTCTATGGCTAAAACAGAATACCACGGACTAggttatttataaagaacagacatttctttggcttatggttctagagactgggaagtccaagagaaTGGTGCCAGCATCTGACAGGGGTCATCTCCTGGCAGAAAGCAGAAAGGCAAGCGAGctctgaagagagaaaaaaagggggCTGAACTCCCCCAGTAACAAACTCTCTCCCACCATAACGGCATTAACCCATGACCTAatacctcttaaaggtcccacctctttgCATAGTTACAATGGCAATgaaatttcagcatgagttttggaggggacattcaaatcATAGTATCATCAGAGACCACTGTCTTGCCAGATGAATTCCAGGGATGGAGGCTTCAGGATCACCAGCTACAAGAAGTGGCTTTTTCAGAAAAGCAATGAGCCAAGAGGGTCAAAGTTTGGCTCTCTTTTGGTTGGACCAGCCAGAGGAAAGCAGCAGATAGGGATGTATTTCGTGCTGAAAATTTCTCCCACTCTTGTCTGGCCAACCCACAGACCAGTGTGTGTAACAGGAAGATGAGCCCTGTGTGTAAACAGGAAGATGAGCCCTCATCTGACTAAACAACTCTGGTGAATAAGAAATAAATCCTAATGGCTTCTGTCACCTTCCAAACCAGATGGACTTTTTCTTCCACCCATCCTCTCAGGAGAGAAAGGAGTCATAATCCCCAATATTGTCCTTACTTAATCTGTTTAGAAGAAGGATCTACTCTTCTGGAACACTCCAGGACTCTAGGAGCCTGACCTAGAGAGGGATTAAGTGACCAAGatcaaatttacattttaatatgatgCAGTTAATCCTCAGTGATAAACATGGCATATGCCACCGTTGAGAAGATGCTCCAGCCTAAAGAGGCAGGTCAGCAAATGTAGGCCTCTCCAAACAAAGCCCCGTCACTGAGGACAGCCCCACAGAGATGAATGCAACAGGCCCTTCTTCTCTAGTGAGGAGGAGGTGGTCTGATGGAGCCCTCCCTCACTGTGGGGAGCAGCTACCCAGCAGGTACAAGGGGTCATGTGGCCAAGGACAGAGTGGGTGATATTCTCCAAACCACATGACTGGGCTCTGTCCTCAAAAGGGAGTTGGCCAAGTTAAACCACAGAGCGAATTTGCAACACCACACTGAAGAACTGGGTGGTACTTTATGAATCTCAAGTGGAGAGAGAGAAGGCTCTACTTCACTCGAGGGCTGTGTCCTTCTTGACCATTTGCTGGGTAATCAAGTGCAAATCCCCTAATCGCTCTGCTTGAGTTTGCCCTGAGAAGGTCAACCTCTGCCTTTTCCTGACTCCTTTGGTTCTTCAAGGGCCCTCTAGACCCCCCTGGTGTTGAAGACTCCCTACCCCATAAGGACTGCAGCATACTCCCAAGGTGTCCAGTTACTTTTATTTGCAGACTGAAGTTGGCTACATAAATCCACTGCACAGTCAACACACGTAGACTTGGCAAAAAGAGAGGATAATAGAAAAATACAACTCTTGATAGTAAATGAGACTGCCCTCAGCTCATCCCAGTCTGTATCAGTGGGAAGCTGGTGTTTAAGGTCAACATAGGAGGAAGTGCTGTGGAATGAGGAGGCATGGAGGCTTCCACCAATGTCATTGACCCAGTAAGATCCTGGACTGAGTTGCATGGGCTCTTCTTGGCTGTGTGGTCATTTCTGCCACCTTCAAACTTGGTCACTTCCTCCTCTAGGAAGGGGAAGAGAACCTCCCCAAGTCATCGGACACCCTCCATAAGGATCTGAGCAGGGGCTGTGCAGTGAAAGCCAAGTGTAGCCCTGGGACCGCTGTGAGCACCCTTCCCTGGGGCACCACGAGCCTGAGCTGTTGCATCTAGGCATCCCCAGTGAAAGGGCTAAGAGACACAGCACAAAGGATCAACCTCTTCGAGGCTGGGGGGAAGAGggggagactgaggaaggggttctgcctgggcctccctttGGTAGATTCCAGAAATGTTTACTGATGCCAACTTCTGCTCCTAGCCCCTGGTCCCTTCTTGGAGGAAGCCCAGGTAGCCTCTTGGTTCTGAAGAACTCGAGTCCCAGGCCTTGGAGGGCATCCCTAGTCAGAGCTGGTCCCAGTCCACTGACCAGAAGGTCTGAAGGGCTAGCATTTCTGTGGAGGTGGGCAGGTCTTCTGGAGCAGCAGGTGGCTCTCCCAGTTCTTATGGCTGGAGCTAGGGTCCTCCTCTGCCTATAACTTCCTCAATTCCCCAAACCCAACACCCTctaccttccttctctcctcctcctttccttccccctctttctttcctttcctctcttcccttccttccccctcctgcctgccttccccctcctgcctgccttccccctcctgcctgccttccccCTCCAGTCTTCCCTTCCCACCCTGTTGTGGGTGGGCTCCAGTGCTGATCCCACCGGGACATTTGGACAGGCATTGTCTGTGACAACGGTGGCATTGGAAGGCCCTGGCAGGTGAACACCCAGCCTCCCACCCTCCATGTCCTCCCACTCCCCATGCACAAACTCTGCAGGAAGCAGGCCAGGGAGCACAGTTCACTGTCTTCCCCCCACCAGCagccccagcctggccacatcGCAGCCACGGCAGAGGACACCATGAGCCAACGGGGGCTTATTCCCACCCTCGGCGGTCCCAGCGGGCTCAGCAAGCCAGAGCAGGCTTCCAGAGTCACAGGGGCCTCGCTGCCTCCGCAGAAAGCGGCACCGGTGCTGGGGGAAGCAGGAGGCGGCCGGCCCTGAGGCCCATGGACTGAAGGTTCAGGCCTCACATGGCCCCACCCGCGGGGATCCCAGGCTAGGCCAACCTGCCCGTGGGGGACCCGCCCGACCCTGGCGAGTTAGGGGTCTGGAAGGCCGGGTGGAGCTTGGTCAACAGCTCGGGCTCCTCCCCCTGGGCCCCGCTTTTCCCGGAGGCCTCGGGGGCACCCAGCGGGTAGGCCTCCCGGGCCCGGCCGGTCCTGGAGCAGGTGAGGAAGGCCAGGCAGGCCCCGCGGAGGCGGGCCAGGTCCCGGTGGGTGGTCTCGCTGACGAAGCAGTAGAGCACGGGGTCGGCGACGCAGTTGAAGCTGGTGAGCAAGAGGGAGAAGTGGTAGGCGTTGAAAACGCCCTTGGCGAAGTCGCAGCTGGCCTCCCAGACGCTGCGCACCAGCAGCAGCACGTGGTAGGGCAGGAAGCAGGCCAGGAAGATGACCACGGTGCTGAGCACCAGCCGCTGGATCTGGTCCTTGCGGCTCTTCTGGGTGCCGTGGCTCCGGCGCACGGCGCGCAGGATGCCCTGGTAGGACGCCAGCAGCAGGCAGATGGGGAAGAGGAAGCCCACCAGGAAGCGGTAGTAGTTGATGGCACGCTGCCATGCCTGGATGGGGTAGTGCTCAAAGCACACGCGGTGCTGGTTCTCGTCCTCGATGACCTCCTCGTGCATCAGGAAGTAGATGCTGGTCAGCAGCTCCTTGGCCCAGATGACCACGCTGACGCCGACGGCCGCCTTCAGGGTTCGGAACTGGTGGAAGCGGAAGGGATGGGCCACAGCCAGGTAGCGGTCCACGGAGATGCAGCAGAGGAAGCCCACGCTGATGTAGATGTTCTCGTAGAGGAGGATGCCGCACACCTGGCAGGACAGGTCGCCGTGAGACCAGTTGTCGTGCTGCAGCACGTACTGCAGCCAGAAGGGCAGCGAGCAGATGTAGAAGAGGTCGGCCACCGTCAGGTTGCACAGGTACACGCCCAGCTCGTTCCGGGCCTTGATCTGCAGGTAGCCGAAGTAGAGGGACAGGCAGTTGGCCGGGAAGCCCACCACCAGCACCGTAACATAGACCACCGGGGCTAGCGTCTGGTGGATGGTATGGTCGATGGTACAGCTCATCGAGGAGTTGTCTGCAGTGATGTTCCCCATCTTTGGGCCTGAAGGGGCCACACTCCTCATGGGTTCAGGGACTGGGCCTGTCTCTCCACCGCCATCCTGTTTATAGAAGGTGGTTCAAGCTCTACCAAGGGCTGGGCATCGCTGGTGGTGGGCAAGACCCTGAAAGTCAGAGGCAGGAAAGGCTTATAATAGTAGCTAACGTGTATGtggcacctactgtgtgtcaggaacCGTTCTAAATCCTTTACTCATTTAATTTAGAAGGTGTACTAGCCCACCAACTCCAATTCAACTAGAATATCTGAACGGCTGGCcatgatggcttacacctgtaagcccagcactttgggaggtggagatcgctcaagctcaagagttcaagaccagcctgggcaacatggcaagccGTTGTCTctgtaattaacaaataaataaataaataagaagaatagATCTGAATGGGAGccccaggcaaggtggctcacacctgtattcccaacactttgggaggccaaggtgggcagatcacttgaggtcaggagttcgagaccggcctggccaacatggcaaaaccctgtctctactaaaaatacaaaaattagctgggcatgttggcatgcatctgtaatcccagctactcgggaggctgaggcaggagattcgcttgaacctgggaggcggaggttgcagtgacccaagattgtgccactctactccagcctgagtgacagggggagactctgtctcaatagaaaaaaaaaaaaaaaaagaatatatccgAATGGGTCACATACCAAGATGCTGCAGGGTAGCTTACGTCTCCCCTCCCCATTCCCTGGCTTTGCCTATGTATTCCCCATCCTTTATATATTTTCCTGCTCCCTTGGTGTAGCAAGTAAGGCTAGAGGTTCTTATGAGCATGTGCCCACCCTGAGCCTGCTCTCCCAGGGAGACTTGGGGCAAAGATCAGTTCTAACTCACACGCGATAGCACCGGCCACCTTCATCCACAGCAATAGGCAGCGTTCACATTTGTCCTACTTGCTCATAGGAATGTACTACTTAGGTCCATTTACACTGAAGCCACTGCCCCTCATGGGGACC
It includes:
- the GPR68 gene encoding ovarian cancer G-protein coupled receptor 1, with protein sequence MRSVAPSGPKMGNITADNSSMSCTIDHTIHQTLAPVVYVTVLVVGFPANCLSLYFGYLQIKARNELGVYLCNLTVADLFYICSLPFWLQYVLQHDNWSHGDLSCQVCGILLYENIYISVGFLCCISVDRYLAVAHPFRFHQFRTLKAAVGVSVVIWAKELLTSIYFLMHEEVIEDENQHRVCFEHYPIQAWQRAINYYRFLVGFLFPICLLLASYQGILRAVRRSHGTQKSRKDQIQRLVLSTVVIFLACFLPYHVLLLVRSVWEASCDFAKGVFNAYHFSLLLTSFNCVADPVLYCFVSETTHRDLARLRGACLAFLTCSRTGRAREAYPLGAPEASGKSGAQGEEPELLTKLHPAFQTPNSPGSGGSPTGRLA